The Methylomonas montana genome has a window encoding:
- a CDS encoding tyrosine-type recombinase/integrase gives MARNKLPGLYWDKKTGKGSVDKRIDGIGRVRHRFTASSQIEAEAEYHRAIAAAKTEAAAPKLRTFREAATKFLNEEVKPSLSRDAKCLENLDPWIGHLRIDQVHQGTLQPYIEHRQKLGIKSGTVNRELSVVRRILSLASRVWRDMDNNPWLPTAPLLRSPNWGDTAHPYPLNIEEQRRFFKELPSHLAEMAMFALNTGARDKVVGELRWEWEIKIPEIGTSVFLVPGDFTKNGTPCLLVLNSTARNIIESRRGKIATHVFGYRGKPVVRMYNSAWKKAWVRAELPVGKEVLSGPHNLRHTFARRLRLAGVPLETRKALMHHIDGDITVHYSPAEVGELITAVEMLTKVEGVTMLRLAS, from the coding sequence ATGGCAAGAAACAAACTCCCAGGGTTGTACTGGGACAAGAAAACAGGGAAAGGTTCCGTCGACAAACGGATCGACGGGATCGGAAGAGTTCGCCACCGCTTTACAGCGAGCTCACAAATCGAAGCAGAGGCGGAATACCATAGAGCGATAGCTGCAGCTAAAACGGAAGCGGCAGCGCCGAAACTGCGGACGTTTCGAGAAGCTGCAACAAAATTTCTAAACGAGGAGGTCAAACCTAGCTTGAGTCGAGATGCCAAGTGCTTGGAAAATTTGGATCCGTGGATTGGGCATCTTAGAATTGATCAAGTGCATCAAGGCACCTTACAGCCCTACATTGAGCATCGCCAGAAACTTGGAATTAAAAGCGGTACTGTTAATAGGGAGTTATCTGTTGTAAGAAGGATATTGTCTCTTGCCTCTCGGGTATGGCGAGACATGGACAATAATCCATGGTTACCGACAGCTCCGCTATTACGGTCCCCAAATTGGGGAGACACTGCGCATCCTTATCCACTGAACATTGAAGAGCAACGGCGTTTTTTTAAAGAGTTGCCTTCGCATTTGGCTGAAATGGCCATGTTTGCTTTGAATACTGGTGCTAGGGATAAAGTAGTTGGTGAATTACGTTGGGAATGGGAAATCAAAATTCCTGAAATCGGAACGTCTGTCTTCCTAGTGCCGGGAGATTTCACTAAAAATGGTACACCGTGCTTGTTGGTACTAAACAGTACGGCGAGAAACATAATTGAAAGCCGGCGTGGGAAAATTGCCACGCATGTTTTTGGTTACAGGGGGAAACCGGTCGTTCGAATGTATAACTCCGCCTGGAAAAAAGCTTGGGTAAGAGCGGAGTTACCTGTAGGCAAAGAGGTTTTATCAGGACCTCACAACCTCAGACATACCTTTGCAAGGAGGTTACGACTTGCGGGTGTGCCATTGGAAACCAGAAAAGCGTTGATGCATCACATTGATGGAGACATCACGGTGCATTATTCGCCAGCAGAAGTTGGTGAATTGATAACGGCAGTCGAGATGCTGACTAAGGTTGAAGGGGTAACTATGTTGCGATTGGCATCGTGA